In Salvelinus alpinus chromosome 30, SLU_Salpinus.1, whole genome shotgun sequence, a single genomic region encodes these proteins:
- the LOC139560389 gene encoding complement factor H-related protein 1-like isoform X1, producing MGYLFCREMGEPKCLFFVLLIWCLGTVHGQGYSISAQDSQQSCQKLKLDQGYFDSDKETYQHGTELYYACDKGRKPVVEGWWAMVKCENRKWSHIPQCIDENSCIAPENPNAKVKKPDVNGWYPNRQSVWFDCDSTHVIKGSITAKCENGTWTKLPLCVERDDLCGEPPLVTNAVITRKYQEKFQDGSKINYKCQDSYTFEETDSSVCISGDWTTAPTCIPTPSPTERASTGEGDRSTSSDRGNGGTSSGGGHSTSSGDEASPNVRTSARPQPSSPFLPVDRCGEKPTVDNGDFISDSDSNRMALTFKCINYYKLVGPEQVMCRSDQTWSELPICKAPCTVDKRTSDLLDLKKDMFVKEGESQTFLCKETGYRDPPSAADVRCQNGQVTVGRCTLGCKLDTWNHHWLDLTEDMFVKEGRQTWACKKKDYRGRRLVANVECQRGYVTASSCYLEN from the exons ATGGGTTATCTATTTTGTAGGGAAATGGGTGAaccaaaatgtttgttttttgttctATTGATTTGGTGTCTCGGCACAGTACACG GCCAAGGTTACTCCATTTCAGCTCAAGATTCCCAACAAAGCTGCCAAAAACTCAAACTGGATCAAGGTTATTTTGACTCGGATAAAGAAACGTACCAGCATGGCACGGAACTTTACTATGCCTGCGATAAAGGTCGGAAACCTGTGGTTGAGGGGTGGTGGGCGATGGTTAAGTGCGAGAACAGAAAATGGTCCCACATACCTCAGTGCATAG ATGAGAACAGCTGCATTGCTCCAGAGAACCCTAATGCTAAAGTGAAAAAACCTGATGTGAATGGATGGTATCCCAATAGACAATCAGTTTGGTTTGACTGTGATTCAACACATGTAATTAAGGGCTCTATCACAGCTAAGTGTGAGAATGGGACTTGGACAAAATTACCACTTTGTGTAG AAAGAGACGACTTGTGTGGGGAACCTCCTCTTGTGACCAATGCAGTTATCACTCGTAAATATCAGGAGAAGTTCCAAGACGGCTCTAAGATAAATTATAAATGTCAGGATTCATATACTTTTGAAGAAACTGACTCTAGTGTTTGCATATCTGGAGATTGGACCACAGCTCCCACATGCA TTCCAACTCCATCCCCCACAGAGAGGGCCAGCACAG GTGAAGGAGACAGGAGCACTTCGAGTGACAGAGGGAATGGTGGCACA TCTAGTGGAGGGGGCCACAGCACATCTAGCG GTGATGAGGCCTCACCCAATGTCAGAACCTCtgccagaccacaacctagtagtcCATTTTTACCTG TTGATAGGTGTGGAGAGAAGCCAACAGTTGATAATGGGGATTTTATCAGTGACTCTGACAGCAATCGAATGGCACTGACCTTCAAATGCATTAACTATTATAAACTTGTGGGTCCAGAGCAAGTGATGTGTCGTAGTGATCAAACGTGGTCAGAGCTACCCATTTGTAAAG CTCCCTGTACCGTTGACAAAAGGACTTCTGACCTGCTGGATCTTAAAAAAGATATGTTtgtgaaggaaggagagagtcAGACATTTCTCTGTAAAGAAACGGGTTATCGGGACCCACCTTCTGCTGCTGATGTTCGATGTCAGAATGGACAAGTGACAGTTGGCAGATGTACAT TGGGCTGCAAACTGGACACATGGAATCATCATTGGCTGGATCTTACAGAGGATATGTTTGTAAAGGAAGGACGTCAGACATGGGCCTGTAAAAAAAAGGATTACCGGGGTCGTCGTCTTGTTGCAAATGTTGAATGTCAGAGAGGATATGTAACCGCTAGCAGTT GTTACCTggaaaattaa
- the LOC139560389 gene encoding complement factor H-related protein 1-like isoform X3, whose protein sequence is MGYLFCREMGEPKCLFFVLLIWCLGTVHGQGYSISAQDSQQSCQKLKLDQGYFDSDKETYQHGTELYYACDKGRKPVVEGWWAMVKCENRKWSHIPQCIDENSCIAPENPNAKVKKPDVNGWYPNRQSVWFDCDSTHVIKGSITAKCENGTWTKLPLCVERDDLCGEPPLVTNAVITRKYQEKFQDGSKINYKCQDSYTFEETDSSVCISGDWTTAPTCKRASTGEGDRSTSSDRGNGGTSSGGGHSTSSGDEASPNVRTSARPQPSSPFLPVDRCGEKPTVDNGDFISDSDSNRMALTFKCINYYKLVGPEQVMCRSDQTWSELPICKAPCTVDKRTSDLLDLKKDMFVKEGESQTFLCKETGYRDPPSAADVRCQNGQVTVGRCTLGCKLDTWNHHWLDLTEDMFVKEGRQTWACKKKDYRGRRLVANVECQRGYVTASSCYLEN, encoded by the exons ATGGGTTATCTATTTTGTAGGGAAATGGGTGAaccaaaatgtttgttttttgttctATTGATTTGGTGTCTCGGCACAGTACACG GCCAAGGTTACTCCATTTCAGCTCAAGATTCCCAACAAAGCTGCCAAAAACTCAAACTGGATCAAGGTTATTTTGACTCGGATAAAGAAACGTACCAGCATGGCACGGAACTTTACTATGCCTGCGATAAAGGTCGGAAACCTGTGGTTGAGGGGTGGTGGGCGATGGTTAAGTGCGAGAACAGAAAATGGTCCCACATACCTCAGTGCATAG ATGAGAACAGCTGCATTGCTCCAGAGAACCCTAATGCTAAAGTGAAAAAACCTGATGTGAATGGATGGTATCCCAATAGACAATCAGTTTGGTTTGACTGTGATTCAACACATGTAATTAAGGGCTCTATCACAGCTAAGTGTGAGAATGGGACTTGGACAAAATTACCACTTTGTGTAG AAAGAGACGACTTGTGTGGGGAACCTCCTCTTGTGACCAATGCAGTTATCACTCGTAAATATCAGGAGAAGTTCCAAGACGGCTCTAAGATAAATTATAAATGTCAGGATTCATATACTTTTGAAGAAACTGACTCTAGTGTTTGCATATCTGGAGATTGGACCACAGCTCCCACATGCA AGAGGGCCAGCACAG GTGAAGGAGACAGGAGCACTTCGAGTGACAGAGGGAATGGTGGCACA TCTAGTGGAGGGGGCCACAGCACATCTAGCG GTGATGAGGCCTCACCCAATGTCAGAACCTCtgccagaccacaacctagtagtcCATTTTTACCTG TTGATAGGTGTGGAGAGAAGCCAACAGTTGATAATGGGGATTTTATCAGTGACTCTGACAGCAATCGAATGGCACTGACCTTCAAATGCATTAACTATTATAAACTTGTGGGTCCAGAGCAAGTGATGTGTCGTAGTGATCAAACGTGGTCAGAGCTACCCATTTGTAAAG CTCCCTGTACCGTTGACAAAAGGACTTCTGACCTGCTGGATCTTAAAAAAGATATGTTtgtgaaggaaggagagagtcAGACATTTCTCTGTAAAGAAACGGGTTATCGGGACCCACCTTCTGCTGCTGATGTTCGATGTCAGAATGGACAAGTGACAGTTGGCAGATGTACAT TGGGCTGCAAACTGGACACATGGAATCATCATTGGCTGGATCTTACAGAGGATATGTTTGTAAAGGAAGGACGTCAGACATGGGCCTGTAAAAAAAAGGATTACCGGGGTCGTCGTCTTGTTGCAAATGTTGAATGTCAGAGAGGATATGTAACCGCTAGCAGTT GTTACCTggaaaattaa
- the LOC139560389 gene encoding complement factor H-related protein 1-like isoform X2 gives MGYLFCREMGEPKCLFFVLLIWCLGTVHGQGYSISAQDSQQSCQKLKLDQGYFDSDKETYQHGTELYYACDKGRKPVVEGWWAMVKCENRKWSHIPQCIDENSCIAPENPNAKVKKPDVNGWYPNRQSVWFDCDSTHVIKGSITAKCENGTWTKLPLCVERDDLCGEPPLVTNAVITRKYQEKFQDGSKINYKCQDSYTFEETDSSVCISGDWTTAPTCIPTPSPTERASTGEGDRSTSSDRGNGGTSSGGGHSTSSGDEASPNVRTSARPQPSSPFLPVDRCGEKPTVDNGDFISDSDSNRMALTFKCINYYKLVGPEQVMCRSDQTWSELPICKAPCTVDKRTSDLLDLKKDMFVKEGESQTFLCKETGYRDPPSAADVRCQNGQVTVGRCTLGCKLDTWNHHWLDLTEDMFVKEGRQTWACKKKDYRGRRLVANVECQRGYVTASSCYLEN, from the exons ATGGGTTATCTATTTTGTAGGGAAATGGGTGAaccaaaatgtttgttttttgttctATTGATTTGGTGTCTCGGCACAGTACACG GCCAAGGTTACTCCATTTCAGCTCAAGATTCCCAACAAAGCTGCCAAAAACTCAAACTGGATCAAGGTTATTTTGACTCGGATAAAGAAACGTACCAGCATGGCACGGAACTTTACTATGCCTGCGATAAAGGTCGGAAACCTGTGGTTGAGGGGTGGTGGGCGATGGTTAAGTGCGAGAACAGAAAATGGTCCCACATACCTCAGTGCATAG ATGAGAACAGCTGCATTGCTCCAGAGAACCCTAATGCTAAAGTGAAAAAACCTGATGTGAATGGATGGTATCCCAATAGACAATCAGTTTGGTTTGACTGTGATTCAACACATGTAATTAAGGGCTCTATCACAGCTAAGTGTGAGAATGGGACTTGGACAAAATTACCACTTTGTGTAG AAAGAGACGACTTGTGTGGGGAACCTCCTCTTGTGACCAATGCAGTTATCACTCGTAAATATCAGGAGAAGTTCCAAGACGGCTCTAAGATAAATTATAAATGTCAGGATTCATATACTTTTGAAGAAACTGACTCTAGTGTTTGCATATCTGGAGATTGGACCACAGCTCCCACATGCA TTCCAACTCCATCCCCCACAGAGAGGGCCAGCACAG GTGAAGGAGACAGGAGCACTTCGAGTGACAGAGGGAATGGTG GCACGTCTAGTGGAGGGGGCCACAGCACATCTAGCG GTGATGAGGCCTCACCCAATGTCAGAACCTCtgccagaccacaacctagtagtcCATTTTTACCTG TTGATAGGTGTGGAGAGAAGCCAACAGTTGATAATGGGGATTTTATCAGTGACTCTGACAGCAATCGAATGGCACTGACCTTCAAATGCATTAACTATTATAAACTTGTGGGTCCAGAGCAAGTGATGTGTCGTAGTGATCAAACGTGGTCAGAGCTACCCATTTGTAAAG CTCCCTGTACCGTTGACAAAAGGACTTCTGACCTGCTGGATCTTAAAAAAGATATGTTtgtgaaggaaggagagagtcAGACATTTCTCTGTAAAGAAACGGGTTATCGGGACCCACCTTCTGCTGCTGATGTTCGATGTCAGAATGGACAAGTGACAGTTGGCAGATGTACAT TGGGCTGCAAACTGGACACATGGAATCATCATTGGCTGGATCTTACAGAGGATATGTTTGTAAAGGAAGGACGTCAGACATGGGCCTGTAAAAAAAAGGATTACCGGGGTCGTCGTCTTGTTGCAAATGTTGAATGTCAGAGAGGATATGTAACCGCTAGCAGTT GTTACCTggaaaattaa
- the LOC139560386 gene encoding potassium channel subfamily T member 2-like, translating to MQLQQRRTMVDLESEVPPLPPKYRFRDLLLGDQNLQNDDRVQVEFYANESTFKERLKLFFIKNKRSSLRRQVFDFSIKVLSCVLYMCRVLTDDPSKGHGCWGCPNQTYIFLKIDWSPIIWVERSLGIWALQVSVAVICLVETILLTYLSYKGNIWEQILRLTFILETVNTVPFLLTILWLPLRNLFIPVFLNCWLAKHALENMINDLHRAIQRTQSAMFNQLLILISTLFCLIFTCICGIQHLERAGKKLTVFDSWYFCVVTFSTVGYGDVTPNVWPSKLLVIIMISVALVVLPIQFEQLAYLWMERQKSGGNYSRHRAQTEKHVVLCVSSLKIDLLMDCLNEVYAHPGLQDYYVIILCPTEMDPQVRRVLHIPLWSQRVIYLQGSALKDQDLIRAKLDNAEACFILSSRCEVDRTAADHQTILRAWAVKDFAPKCPIYVQILKPENKFHVKFADHVVCEEEFKYAMLALNCICPATSSLITLLVHTSQGREGQQSPEEWHRTYGKCSGNEVYNIVMRDSIFFSEYMGKSFPYASFHAHKKYGVCLIGVCRKDSKSILLNPGPQFRMSPNDSCFYINITKEENTTFKTQRERTGSRPCLPVHSVIACMGTVAIDLQDTGCGPSLCLPPEDIKGNSRRPSIGPVLEVPDTSSMHTGDLYSDQSEDETMPSNEDLSTEDYMKGFPPNLPYIGSSPTLCHLLKEKVPYCCLRLEKGCEHNNFEDAKAYSFKNKLIIVSAETAGNGLYNFILPLRASYRLKKELNPIVLLLDNQPDTQFLEAVCGFPMVYYMVGSIDNLDDLLRCGVSFAANMVVVDKESTMSAEEDYMADAKTIVNVQTLFRLFSSLSIITELTHPANMRFMQFRAKDWYSLTLSKLEKKEREKGSNLAFMFRLPFAAGRVFSIGMLDTLLYQSFVKDYIISITRLLLGLDTTPGSGFLCSMQISEEDLWIQTYGRLYQKLCSTVGDIPIGIYRTESQTADSPEEQCEPSSQSQLSVCVEDLDDPKEQSDRELPPVAGGLHRSSTSSDPSDGKAPLLRRKSVQWARKLSWRGTRGNQRGAQRGGQQGLRARRSERQELAELVSNRMKSLGLWATACDDMSENQTTHSHTYVLINPPPDTRLELNDIVYIIRSDPLGYVPKAGDSRESLGSSTCLGEHTKTDTPF from the exons ATGCAGCTACAGCAGAGGAGAACTATGGTTGATTTGGAGAGCGAAGTACCCCCTCTTCCCCCGAAGTATAGATTCAGAGACTTACTCCTCGGGGACCAGAATTTACAAAATGATGACAG GGTGCAAGTAGAATTTTACGCCAATGAAAGTACTTTCAAAGAGAGACTTAAACTGTTCTTCATCAAAAACAAAAGATCAA gccTGAGAAGACAAGTGTTCGACTTCTCCATAAAGGTCCTGAGCTGTGTCCTATACATGTGTCGTGTGTTGACAGACGACCCATCCAAAGGACATGGTTG CTGGGGATGCCCCAATCAAACGTACATATTTTTAAAGATCGACTG GTCTCCCATAATATGGGTCGAACGAAGTCTTGGCATATGGGCGTTACAG GTGTCTGTGGCAGTTATCTGTCTTGTTGAAACTATTCTGTTGACCTACCTGAGTTACAAG GGCAACATTTGGGAGCAGATTCTTCGGTTGACGTTCATCCTGGAGACGGTGAACACAGTGCCTTTCCTGCTCACC ATCCTGTGGCTTCCTCTGCGGAACCTCTTCATCCCTGTGTTCCTGAACTGCTGGTTGGCCAAGCACGCCTTGGAGAACATGATC AATGACCTGCATCGTGCCATCCAGCGAACACAGTCTGCCATGTTCAACCAGTTGCTCATCCTCATCTCCACTCTCTTCTGCCTCATATTCACCTG CATCTGTGGCATCCAGCACCTGGAGCGGGCGGGCAAGAAGCTGACGGTGTTCGACTCCTGGTACTTCTGCGTCGTCACCTTCTCCACAGTGGGCTACGGCGACGTCACGCCCAACGTGTGGCCCTCCAAGCTGCTGGTGATCATCATGATCTCTGTAGCCCTGGTGGTGCTGCCCATACAG TTTGAGCAGCTGGCCTACctgtggatggagagacagaagtCGGGGGGGAACTACAGCCGTCACCGCGcccagacagagaaacatgtgGTGCTGTGTGTCAGCTCCCTTAAGATAGACCTCCTGATGGACTGCCTCAACGAGGTCTACGCCCACCCCGGGCTGCAG GACTACTATGTCATCATCCTGTGTCCAACAGAGATGGACCCCCAGGTGCGCCGGGTGCTCCATATCCCCCTGTGGTCCCAGCGGGTCATCTACCTCCAGGGATCGGCCCTCAAGGACCAGGACCTCATACGAGCCAA ACTGGACAATGCAGAGGCTTGTTTCATCCTAAGCAGTCGCTGTGAGGTGGACCGCACCGCCGCA GACCATCAGACCATTTTGCGAGCTTGGGCTGTGAAGGATTTCGCTCCAAAGTGCCCCATTTACGTCCAGATTCTGAAGCCAGAGAATAAATTCCATGTGAAATTTGCAG ATCATGTAGTATGTGAGGAGGAATTCAAGTATGCCATGTTGGCCCTGAACTGCATCTGTCCAGCAACCTCCTCCCTCATAACCTTACTGGTCCACACTTCACAGGGCCG GGAGGGGCAGCAGTCTCCAGAGGAGTGGCACAGGACTTATGGCAAGTGTTCGGGGAATGAGGTTTACAACATCGTCATGAGAGACAGCATCTTCTTCTCAGAGTACATGGGGAAAAGCTTCCCCTACGCCTCCTTCCACGCGCATAAGAA GTATGGCGTGTGTCTGATCGGGGTGTGCCGGAAGGACAGTAAGAGCATCCTGCTGAACCCCGGGCCACAGTTCAGAATGAGCCCCAATGACAGCTGCTTCTACATCAACATCACTAAGGAGGAGAACACTACCTTTAAGACCCAGAGGGAGAGGACGGGTAGCCGGCCCTGCTTGCCTGTACACAGTGTAATCGCCTGCATGG GCACTGTGGCCATAGACCTCCAGGACACAGGCTGTgggccctctctctgtctccccccggAGGACATCAAGGGTAACAGCAGGAGGCCCAGCATCGGCCCCGTGCTAGAGGTGCCAGACACTTCCTCTATGCACACAGGTGACCTCTATAGCGACCAATCAGAGGACGAGACCATGCCCTCCAACGAGGACCTATCAACTGAGGa CTATATGAAAGGCTTTCCTCCCAACCTGCCCTACATCGGTAGTTCTCCAACACTGTGCCATCTATTGAAGGAGAAAGTACCATACTGTTGCCTCAGACTGGAAAAG GGTTGTGAGCATAACAACTTTGAGGATGCCAAAGCCTACAGCTTTAAGAACAAGCTGATCATTGTGTCGGCTGAGACGGCGGGGAATGGACTGTACAACTTCATCCTCCCGCTTAGAGCTTCCTACAGACTAAAGAAAGAGCTGAACCCCATTGTGCTGCTCCTGGATAATCA GCCTGACACACAGTTCCTGGAGGCTGTCTGTGGGTTCCCTATGGTTTACTACATGGTGGGCTCCATCGATAA CCTGGATGACCTCCTGCGTTGCGGTGTGTCCTTTGCAGCCAACATGGTGGTGGTGGACAAGGAGAGCACCATGAGTGCAGAAGAGGACTACATGGCTGATGCCAAGACCATCGTCAATGTACAGACACTGTTCAG GTTGTTCTCCAGTCTCAGTATCATCACCGAGCTAACCCACCCCGCCAACATGAGGTTTATGCAGTTCAGAGCTAAGGACTGgtactctctgactctctctaaaCTGGAGAAG aaAGAGCGGGAGAAAGGCTCCAACCTGGCCTTCATGTTTCGCCTGCCGTTCGCTGCAGGGAGGGTCTTCAGTATCGGCATGCTGGACACTCTCCTCTACCAG TCGTTTGTCAAAGACTATATTATCTCCATCACCAGGCTGCTGCTGGGCCTGGACACCACCCCGGGCTCTGGCTTCCTCTGCTCT ATGCAGATCTCTGAGGAGGACCTTTGGATCCAGACGTATGGAAGGCTCTATCAGAAACTGTGTTCCACCGTCGGTGACATTCCCATTGGCATCTACAGGACCGAGTCCCAGACAGCAGATTCCCCTGAGGAG CAATGCGAGCCATCCTCCCAA TCACAGCTCTCGGTGTGCGTGGAGGACTTAGACGACCCCAAGGAGCAGAGCGACCGAGAACTCCCCCCTGTGGCCGGAGGGCTCCACCGCAGCTCCACCTCCAGCGACCCATCGGACGGGAAGGCTCCCCTGCTGAGGAGGAAGAGCGTGCAGTGGGCGCGGAAGCTGAGCTGGAGGGGGACTCGAGGGAACCAGCGGGGGGCTCAGAGGGGGGGCCAGCAGGGTCTGAGGGCCAGACGCTCGGAGAGACAGGAGCTGGCCGAGCTGGTCAGCAACAGGATGAAAAGCCTTGGACTCTGGGCCACGGCTTGCG ATGACATGAGTGAGAACCAGACTACTCACTCCCACACATACGTGTTGATCAACCCACCTCCTGACACCAGGCTGGAGCTCAATGACATAGT